The following nucleotide sequence is from Labeo rohita strain BAU-BD-2019 chromosome 3, IGBB_LRoh.1.0, whole genome shotgun sequence.
CTGAAACAAAGATCTAAAAGCAGTTTAGCAGCAAAATTTGTGAAAACTAATATTTGTGTCATTCTCAAAACTTTTGGCCACGACTGTACACTGTATGggttataaaataactaatgaaCTGGTAAGATTTTGggtaacctttttttttgtcataaatcaATATCTTTTATCgccataattattttatatggtgaaattttgTGTATGAAGTCAGTGCTACTGCACTTGCAATGGACAGCAATAAGCCTGTTGGGCCTTATTCTGCGATAGCAATGGGCTGGATGCACATTATCCCTTACTTTAACCAAaacttcttggggcttattgctttagtcagcaactttttttttaattgatcatatgagaaaaatacattttttacttctctttctctcacagtTTCATATCACTCTCTGCTTTGAGACAGGCCAATTTTGTTTACGCACTCACTGAAAACCAGAAGTCTTCGAATTCAAGAGAAATGAAACATATTTACCACTAGTGATTCAACCTCTGTGAAAGAGCTACACCCTTGTTCTTTGGGGCAAAGCAAATCATATTTGAGCAGTATTTCTGACAAGGTAAGAACCTAACAAGATccaaaaaacaatgactttatcaCGTTGTCTGCTTTTATTAAGAAATCATGCAATTATGTATTGTGCATTTATGTGTACAGAGCAGCCATATTCCTGTAACTTGTACTGGACTGTGTTTCTCTAAAGCATCCTAAGTTCATTGTAGAGTTGAAGCCTTTGGAAAACCCTTGAATGAATTGCTCGTATAAAAATATTCCCAGTCTGCTGACATTTGTTATGACATCTCATTGCaatgttaattttcattaaCTGTACAATACAGAATAACAGTACACTAGCTAATAGGGAAGAATTCACATGACTTGAAAGACAGTGaggcttcattttttttttttgtgatcacATGATTCTCTGATAACATGATTTTCAGCTCTTTGTCAGCAACAATGGAAATCAAGTACaacaaaaatatcaattttcttttttgattacTGCATTTATATAACCACACACATAACATAGTTAACCTATGTTTGTattagcaaaaccatggttattttGTGGTTATGGAATAACTACAATAATcatgtttttgattttattcatagtaaaaccatggttaattttcacaAGGGAGTTTTAGGGCTGGACAGTAAGATGATGATATACTGTTTGAGATCTAGccatttatgtaataaaatttgTTTGTAAACCATGACAGAAtggtgacattttaaaaagagatAAAATCTTTGCAGTATCCATACTTTCACTTCAGTGAAATATGGCATTTGACAGATAATGATGCTTTTTTTGGCAAAACAGCTCTTATTACAAGACAGAAGTCAAAATTCACTGCAAAGAAATGGCAAAATCAGCAGTGAGTCAGTTTATGGATCAGTTCAGCTGTCCGGTCTGTTTAGATGGATTGAAGGTGCCGGTGACGATtccctgtggacacagttactgcATGAGCTGTATTACTGACTGCTGGGACCAGAAGGAGCAGGGGCCACCATACCGCTGTCCCCAATGCAGAGAGAGCTTCCGCCAGAAACCTCTGCTGAAGAAAAACACACTGATAGCTGAGATGATGGAGACACTGCAGAAGACGTCCCTACAAATGGCTGCTGTGGACTGTGATGTCTGCATTACAGAGAAGAACAGAGCTGTAAAGTCCTGTCTGCAGTGCTTGGCCTCCTTCTGTCAAACTCATCTTCAGCCTCACTATGAATCTCCTGCGTTTATGAAGCACAAACTAGTTGAAGCCTCCAGAAACATTCAGGAGAACATCTGCCTCAGTCATGGGAAACTTCTGGAGATTTATTGTCAGGAAGACGGTCAACGGATTTGTTGTTTGTGTACTGATAATCATAAAGGACACAGTGTGGTGTTTGTGGATTCAGAATGGACTAGTAAAAAGGTAATAtcaacagtaataaaaaatgcataacatattttaataataattgttattgttgttgttattattttgtattatcttGCTTTTATTTAGACAGTCATTTCAATTCACCTTGTTACACCCCTCTACCAGAATAAAAAGggtgtatttttgtgtataattgtttaattaattagacagaGGTGTCATGTCAAAAGCTGATCCAGGAGCGAGAAAGCAGACAGAGGGAACTCAGTGAAGCTGTGAAGCTTCTTACAGTAGGTGTCTTCTTAGAGAACTTGACAAAAATTGCTCAcaataattgcatttattttggttAGTGTGCCAAAATGACTATGATCTGCATGATCACATCTTTCCATCTCTAAAAGAATTCAGCACTACAGACCATGGAGGATGTTGAAAAGGTCTTCGCTGAGCTCATTTGCTCTCTTGAGAAGAAACGCTTTGAGATTAAAGAGCAGATCAGAGCTCAGGAGAAGACTGAGATAAATCGAGCAGAGGAACTTCACAAACATCTGGATCAAGAGTTGACAGAACTCAGAAAAAGACAAAGCAAGACCAAGAAGCTTCTGACTACTGATGATCAGGTCTATTGTCTGAAGGTAAAAAAAGTCATTTCTAGGGCGGTGCCTGTCAACTTGACAACCGCCCCACCGCGGtgtcaaagtttttttttttttttttgttgttttgtatgtGAATGCTGTTGTATATTATGATACGAGTGTAGCACAAAAGGTTTGTTTACAAAAGAAATAATAGGTTTGCAATTAAATGTTACTTTGCAAACATGGTTCATGTAATCTGTTTTGTGAACCCAGAAATATTACTGAACTGGAGACCATTGCTCATGAGGAATAGGCTAAAATTCCTTTAGGGATGCTGCAGAAGCTGGTGTCTGGCTATGCATCTCGTTTGCAGCAGGTCATAAAAGCAAAAGGGTGCTCTGTTAAGTACTAAAGATGCTTGCCAAGAAGGGGTTGAACATTTTTTAGACTTTTAAGTATAAAGtc
It contains:
- the LOC127163391 gene encoding tripartite motif-containing protein 16, which encodes MAKSAVSQFMDQFSCPVCLDGLKVPVTIPCGHSYCMSCITDCWDQKEQGPPYRCPQCRESFRQKPLLKKNTLIAEMMETLQKTSLQMAAVDCDVCITEKNRAVKSCLQCLASFCQTHLQPHYESPAFMKHKLVEASRNIQENICLSHGKLLEIYCQEDGQRICCLCTDNHKGHSVVFVDSEWTSKKTEVSCQKLIQERESRQRELSEAVKLLTNSALQTMEDVEKVFAELICSLEKKRFEIKEQIRAQEKTEINRAEELHKHLDQELTELRKRQSKTKKLLTTDDQVYCLKSCQSVSVLPTFEGGITQHTHLFFKDISISMFKEVLEDVCQQQTARIFREVSNVYVTNRPEPKTKNDFLQYFCELHLDLNTAHQNIKLSEDNRKISSSEIAQQYPDQPERFNERPYILSRDGLYGRFYWEVECSGNEWAVGVCYIGIKRKGSTYDCALGFNNKSWRLGYFMKNFGFIHEQENVSIPVVSRIGVYLDYRAGTLSFYSVSDTMTLLHRVQTTFTEPLYPAFKVGAGSSARIIDLKKDHSRRGRKLFL